In Fusarium poae strain DAOMC 252244 chromosome Unknown contig_1, whole genome shotgun sequence, the following are encoded in one genomic region:
- a CDS encoding uncharacterized protein (TransMembrane:3 (n10-21c26/27o170-194i206-232o252-272i)), with translation MSKRIRASIILAVHTALAIFLFLASSKLLNDSDNQKEGIFKVELGQNLFSRGLPIPTDGIPSQVTEVVGGAGDVAKQATIAIAQATNVVQDVQSKITSAIAAGETLLHGLVPEALAVGTTTGCVEYGGGRSDCMKFPVDDDKILGIIYNLSDGASSLVTQLGHLPSLQSLFIAGLACFATSVVYSVVNTLLVILQITSNGWLLKALAYIIISISICACGLFASFMAFVIIIWSSGRGLAEVTRGSFQSGPALWVSIASLVASASQLACLVLGKCIGV, from the exons ATGTCCAAAAGAATTAGAGCTAGTATCATACTTGCGGTTCACACCGCTCTTGCCATATTTTTATTTCTAGCAAGTTCGAAACTTCTCAATGATAGCGATAACCAGAAAGAAGGCATCTTCAAAGTTGAA CTAGGTCAAAATCTTTTCTCTCGAGGTCTTCCCATCCCTACAGATGGTATCCCCTCCCAGGTAACAGAAGTAGTCGGAGGGGCCGGCGACGTTGCCAAACAAGCAACTATCGCGATCGCCCAAGCTACAAATGTCGTTCAAGATGTCCAAAGTAAGATTACTAGCGCAATTGCGGCCGGGGAAACACTTTTGCATGGGCTCGTTCCAGAAGCTTTAGCAGTCGGGACCACGACCGGATGTGTGGAATATGGCGGCGGTCGATCCGACTGCATGAAGTTCCCGGTCGACGACGATAAGATCTTGGGCATCATCTATAATCTATCGGACGGAGCTAGCTCCCTTGTAACGCAATTAGGGCATCTCCCTTCGCTGCAAAGCTTGTTCATTGCTGGTCTCGCTTGCTTCGCCACATCAGTCGTCTACTCGGTCGTAAACACGCTGCTTGTGATTTTGCAAATAACAAGTAACGGATGGTTATTGAAAGCCCTTGCATACATTATCATCAGTATAAGTATATGCGCTTGTGGCTTGTTTGCCTCCTTCATGGCATTTGTTATCATCATATGGTCTTCTGGTCGCGGGTTAGCAGAAGTCACTAGAGGCTCCTTTCAATCAGGTCCAGCACTATGGGTGTCTATTGCTTCGCTAGTTGCCTCCGCTTCTCAACTGGCTTGTCTTGTGCTTGGGAAGTGTATAGGGGTCTAG